The following coding sequences are from one Granulicella arctica window:
- a CDS encoding FliM/FliN family flagellar motor switch protein, which translates to MDEVIPEEQGLSGGAAMSLLYDIELDATLQFGSREMPLREVLALGPGDVVELDRHVSEPVDLVVGDRIVARGEVVVASGNFALRITEVATPQLRLESIRCLF; encoded by the coding sequence ATGGATGAAGTTATACCCGAAGAACAGGGATTGAGCGGCGGAGCAGCGATGAGCCTGCTCTACGATATCGAACTGGACGCGACGTTGCAGTTTGGCTCACGAGAGATGCCGTTACGCGAGGTGCTGGCACTTGGGCCGGGCGATGTCGTCGAACTTGATCGCCATGTCTCAGAGCCAGTTGATCTGGTGGTCGGCGATCGCATTGTGGCGCGCGGTGAAGTGGTTGTGGCCAGCGGAAACTTTGCTTTACGCATTACAGAGGTTGCAACGCCGCAACTACGACTGGAGAGTATCCGATGCCTTTTCTAG
- a CDS encoding flagellar motor switch protein FliM: MAGEMRQNDAETLIANAGGSRSSATNSIAEEAPELYNFSRAGQISQEQMRAIGTVNDLFARNLMHTVGAWLRTQFGVKLASAKQMTYAEFLTRLKEPTYVCSIRMEPLGALGLLELELSLASPIVDLLLGGIGRAGTLRELTDIEEAILTSVVEMIVRELNVAWQPVGLGFTYEKRETAAQVARMMPSSEKTMCVSFEVHMPEAQGSLNLCLPTVVLNAILRQLVADRERPRRRSEEAEVRVRELLGEACFGAVLQFPPLRLRARELADIVPGTILRLPLPRHSAAELRVGGIAFGRARPVRMGEHRGAQMQTERITDPDGPQSI; encoded by the coding sequence ATGGCAGGTGAGATGAGACAGAATGACGCAGAGACGTTAATCGCAAACGCCGGAGGCAGCCGGTCTAGTGCAACGAACTCAATCGCTGAAGAGGCGCCTGAGCTTTACAACTTCAGCAGGGCAGGCCAGATCAGCCAGGAGCAGATGCGCGCCATCGGAACGGTGAACGACCTGTTTGCGCGTAACCTGATGCACACAGTTGGTGCCTGGTTGAGGACGCAGTTCGGAGTCAAGCTTGCCTCGGCAAAGCAGATGACGTATGCAGAGTTTCTTACGCGTCTCAAGGAGCCTACCTATGTGTGCTCGATTCGCATGGAGCCTTTAGGGGCTCTAGGTTTGCTTGAGCTCGAGTTATCCCTTGCGTCTCCCATAGTCGACCTGCTCCTTGGCGGTATTGGCCGCGCAGGGACCCTGCGGGAGTTGACGGATATTGAAGAGGCCATCCTGACCTCCGTGGTCGAGATGATCGTGCGGGAGTTAAATGTAGCCTGGCAGCCCGTTGGACTTGGCTTCACCTACGAGAAGCGTGAGACGGCAGCCCAGGTTGCGCGCATGATGCCTTCCAGCGAGAAGACGATGTGTGTGAGCTTCGAGGTGCATATGCCGGAGGCTCAGGGAAGCCTGAATTTATGCCTTCCGACAGTCGTGCTGAATGCGATCCTGCGACAACTGGTGGCTGACCGTGAGCGTCCGCGGCGACGCTCTGAGGAGGCAGAGGTGCGGGTGCGCGAGCTTCTTGGCGAGGCTTGTTTTGGGGCAGTACTGCAGTTTCCCCCACTGCGGCTTCGTGCGCGCGAGCTTGCCGATATTGTGCCCGGAACAATCCTGCGCCTTCCGCTACCGCGGCACTCGGCTGCGGAACTGCGTGTAGGAGGCATCGCGTTTGGCCGGGCACGGCCTGTCAGGATGGGTGAACATCGCGGGGCGCAGATGCAAACGGAGCGGATCACCGATCCCGATGGGCCACAGAGCATTTAG
- a CDS encoding sigma-70 family RNA polymerase sigma factor, producing the protein MTDQAGEDKDEMSMGNPLPVMLLDSMAVNSHHSETQGSFEECGPSEASMLPLLLEQQTNAGSLEDNGTVAPPDRERLLLEHLSTVRYLARRIHERLPQHVDLDDLISAGVVGLIDAFSKFDHSKKVQFKSYAQFRIRGAILDSLRTLDWSPRELRRKGRAVEEAIRSATQRLGRAPSEQEIAVAMELSLVDYQHLLGDLKGLEIGSLHMERTEDSGDEELAYIPGAPEDDPLFRCLKGEMKQRLADAIDELPEKERLVLTLYYYEELTMKEIGLTLGVVESRVSQIHSSAVLRLRTALASLRSSQAPAAKQVATAKKPVVRRRREA; encoded by the coding sequence ATGACAGACCAAGCAGGAGAGGACAAAGACGAGATGAGCATGGGAAATCCGTTACCGGTGATGTTGCTGGACAGTATGGCTGTGAATAGTCACCACTCTGAGACTCAGGGGAGCTTTGAGGAGTGCGGACCATCGGAAGCTTCCATGTTGCCGCTCTTACTCGAACAGCAGACGAACGCTGGAAGTCTGGAGGACAATGGCACGGTCGCTCCACCAGATCGCGAGCGTCTACTCCTTGAGCATCTGTCGACCGTCCGGTATCTTGCCCGGCGCATCCATGAGCGTCTTCCACAGCATGTCGATCTTGATGATTTGATCTCTGCGGGCGTGGTCGGACTGATCGACGCTTTTTCGAAGTTCGATCACAGCAAAAAGGTGCAATTCAAGAGCTATGCGCAATTCCGCATCCGCGGAGCGATACTCGACTCCTTACGAACGCTGGACTGGAGTCCAAGGGAGCTTCGCCGCAAAGGTCGGGCTGTTGAAGAGGCAATCCGCTCAGCGACGCAACGACTCGGCCGCGCACCTTCGGAGCAGGAGATTGCTGTGGCTATGGAGTTAAGTCTGGTTGACTATCAGCATCTTCTTGGCGACTTGAAGGGACTTGAGATCGGCAGCCTCCATATGGAGCGCACGGAAGATTCCGGGGATGAAGAGCTGGCATATATCCCGGGCGCTCCTGAGGACGATCCGCTCTTCCGCTGCCTCAAGGGTGAGATGAAGCAGAGGCTTGCCGACGCCATTGACGAACTGCCTGAGAAGGAGCGTTTGGTGCTGACGCTTTATTACTACGAAGAACTCACGATGAAGGAGATCGGGCTAACTCTGGGCGTCGTTGAGTCCCGTGTCTCGCAGATTCATTCGTCTGCGGTACTCCGGCTGCGAACGGCATTAGCGAGCTTGCGTTCCAGCCAAGCCCCTGCGGCGAAGCAGGTCGCAACTGCGAAGAAGCCAGTAGTTCGCAGGAGACGCGAGGCGTAG
- the flhA gene encoding flagellar biosynthesis protein FlhA, producing the protein MDKRVSRWPVAKLQRLLLPVTAISMVFVMLIPVPGFVLDILLAASITASVIVFLTAVQVRRAVDFSVFPTLLLLLTLFRLSLNLASSRRILLHGHEGTHAAGSVIEAFGQFVVGGNYVVGFVLFLALIAIQFLVVAHGAVRTAEVTARFTLDALPGKQMAIDADMNAGLIDEQGARKRREAIAREAEFYGAMDGAARFNQRDSLATILITAINIIAGLLIGVLQQGADLMTAVKTYTILTVGDGLVTMIPSLLVSIAGGMVLTRASSSGQLDAELGAQLLRGRNTLWIACAVLLGLALIPGLPKLSFMLMAAAVALIARKLPATADEAPAVELDLAADKAAAAELSKGENLASLLKMDELTLEIGFQLISLVDEKQGGQMLNRVRALRRHLATELGFIVPPVHITDNLRLRPREYVVSLRGVEIARWQTEQNFLLAVNADPKARVLAGIETREPAFGVAARWIQPGLEESALAAGYSVVDQTTVIGTHLGELIRRHAHELLGRQEVKRLLDSMNESYPKLVEELVPKLMSLGEVQKVLQQLLREQVSIRDLGTILEILVDAAQHSKAIVHLVESVRQSLGRGLIHPLLDTDGGLRVLVLDQTLESELVHTFDPNGAALLLGDGVRPSGTPAEYLRRLLESVKRLTEGGTATALPVLLCPSPARYHVRRWLEPFLPKVTVLAPAEIPPEIRVRSMGTVG; encoded by the coding sequence ATGGACAAAAGGGTAAGCCGATGGCCCGTGGCAAAGCTGCAGAGATTGCTCCTGCCGGTGACTGCAATCAGCATGGTTTTCGTGATGCTCATACCGGTTCCCGGATTCGTTCTGGATATCCTTCTCGCAGCATCGATCACTGCATCGGTCATCGTGTTTCTAACTGCGGTGCAGGTACGGCGAGCTGTGGATTTTTCAGTGTTTCCGACACTGCTGCTTCTGCTTACCCTATTTCGTTTGTCGCTCAATCTCGCGTCGAGTCGGAGAATCCTGCTACATGGACATGAGGGTACTCATGCTGCTGGGTCAGTAATCGAAGCCTTCGGACAGTTCGTAGTTGGTGGGAACTACGTGGTCGGTTTTGTGCTTTTCCTTGCATTGATAGCAATCCAATTCCTGGTAGTCGCGCACGGTGCGGTAAGGACGGCTGAGGTGACGGCTCGGTTTACGCTGGATGCGCTTCCGGGCAAACAGATGGCGATTGATGCGGACATGAACGCCGGCTTAATCGATGAGCAGGGTGCACGTAAGCGGCGTGAGGCGATCGCACGAGAGGCCGAGTTCTACGGCGCGATGGATGGTGCAGCGAGATTCAATCAGCGAGATTCGCTGGCGACGATCTTGATTACGGCGATCAACATCATCGCTGGGCTGCTGATTGGCGTCCTCCAGCAAGGCGCAGACCTGATGACCGCCGTGAAGACCTACACGATCCTCACTGTGGGAGATGGCCTTGTAACGATGATCCCTAGCTTACTCGTGTCGATAGCGGGCGGCATGGTGCTGACGCGCGCTTCGTCGTCGGGCCAGCTTGATGCTGAGTTGGGAGCGCAGCTGCTGCGAGGACGCAACACGCTTTGGATTGCCTGCGCCGTATTGCTTGGCTTGGCTCTAATCCCAGGCTTGCCTAAATTGTCATTTATGCTGATGGCGGCTGCTGTTGCACTGATTGCGCGCAAGCTGCCGGCGACCGCCGATGAAGCTCCAGCTGTAGAGCTTGATCTTGCTGCTGACAAAGCGGCAGCCGCAGAACTCAGTAAGGGAGAGAATCTTGCCTCGTTGCTCAAAATGGATGAGTTGACGTTAGAGATCGGCTTCCAACTCATTTCTTTGGTGGATGAAAAGCAGGGTGGTCAAATGCTCAATCGCGTGCGCGCCCTGAGAAGGCACCTCGCAACCGAGCTTGGTTTCATCGTGCCCCCTGTTCACATCACCGATAATCTACGGCTCAGGCCTCGGGAGTATGTGGTCAGCCTTCGTGGGGTTGAGATTGCCCGGTGGCAGACAGAACAGAATTTCTTGCTTGCCGTGAACGCCGATCCCAAGGCGCGGGTGCTGGCAGGTATCGAGACACGCGAGCCGGCGTTTGGCGTTGCGGCGCGTTGGATCCAGCCAGGCCTTGAGGAGTCGGCACTCGCGGCGGGTTACTCGGTCGTTGACCAGACTACGGTGATCGGCACTCATCTAGGCGAGTTGATCCGCCGCCACGCTCACGAGTTACTTGGACGGCAGGAGGTGAAGCGACTGCTGGACAGCATGAATGAGAGTTACCCGAAGCTGGTTGAGGAACTGGTGCCGAAGCTGATGTCGCTTGGCGAAGTGCAGAAGGTTCTCCAGCAACTACTGCGCGAACAGGTCTCGATCCGCGATCTTGGAACGATACTCGAAATCCTTGTAGACGCAGCCCAGCACTCCAAAGCTATCGTCCACCTGGTGGAGAGTGTGCGGCAGTCACTGGGCCGCGGTCTCATCCACCCTCTGCTCGATACCGACGGAGGACTGCGGGTCCTTGTGTTGGATCAAACTTTGGAGTCCGAACTGGTCCACACCTTCGACCCGAACGGAGCGGCCTTACTGCTGGGCGACGGCGTACGACCTTCCGGAACTCCGGCGGAGTATTTGCGGCGGCTGCTTGAATCTGTGAAACGGCTAACCGAGGGAGGCACTGCTACGGCACTCCCCGTGCTTTTATGTCCAAGCCCGGCCCGCTATCACGTGCGGCGTTGGTTGGAGCCGTTTCTGCCAAAGGTCACAGTGTTGGCTCCAGCAGAGATTCCTCCGGAGATTCGGGTTCGGAGTATGGGAACGGTCGGCTAG
- a CDS encoding EscU/YscU/HrcU family type III secretion system export apparatus switch protein, with translation MSDKGTEQASPQRKQKAKDRGDVVRSRELLSAAAMLAGVLALGVTARSFVTTWGEVYAQSLHLAVAGQVSVESAWRDALRTMLAPALFPIFMVLVASFLAALSVGIAQGGGLSIHPNALELKFERLNPVTNLGNLFSLRAVTRVVKSLVPAAVMVVFGWGALKALMVPMPVMSLLRLPSAFSTAYGLALDAAWVTLAWSGLDYVIEWRSWNSRLMVTKQEMRQEMREAMGNPEIKGRIRQIQRAMRRRKIKADISRASVIITNPTHYAVALEFSFDTMQAPTVLAKGRDLHAADIREEAQWAGIPMIENPALARSLYKAVEPGQSIPYELYAAVAGILAFLYRQKMEEKMRSHRAREERAAAAATPAVHRGMYGFGGGI, from the coding sequence GTGAGCGATAAGGGGACTGAGCAAGCGAGTCCGCAGCGCAAGCAGAAGGCTAAAGATCGCGGTGACGTTGTACGGAGTCGTGAGCTGCTCTCAGCGGCTGCGATGCTCGCCGGAGTGTTGGCGCTTGGCGTTACAGCACGTAGCTTTGTGACGACGTGGGGTGAGGTGTACGCGCAGTCGCTTCATCTTGCCGTAGCAGGTCAGGTTAGTGTTGAGAGCGCCTGGAGGGATGCCCTTCGTACAATGCTTGCGCCTGCCTTGTTTCCAATCTTCATGGTGCTGGTGGCCAGCTTCCTTGCTGCCCTCTCCGTAGGCATCGCTCAGGGCGGAGGGCTGTCGATCCATCCAAATGCATTGGAGCTGAAGTTCGAGCGGCTCAACCCGGTAACTAATCTCGGAAATCTCTTCAGTCTGCGTGCCGTTACAAGAGTAGTGAAGTCGCTAGTCCCTGCGGCGGTGATGGTCGTCTTTGGCTGGGGAGCACTAAAGGCCCTGATGGTTCCCATGCCCGTGATGAGTTTGTTACGCCTGCCGTCTGCATTTTCTACGGCATACGGCCTCGCGCTCGATGCTGCCTGGGTCACGTTAGCGTGGAGCGGGCTCGACTACGTCATCGAGTGGAGAAGCTGGAACTCACGCCTGATGGTTACCAAGCAGGAGATGCGCCAGGAGATGCGGGAGGCTATGGGCAATCCTGAGATCAAAGGGCGTATTCGACAGATTCAGCGTGCGATGCGCCGTCGCAAGATTAAGGCAGACATCTCGCGAGCCAGCGTGATTATCACTAATCCCACCCACTACGCCGTAGCGCTGGAGTTCAGCTTTGACACGATGCAGGCACCGACGGTGCTAGCAAAGGGGAGGGATTTGCATGCCGCAGATATTCGCGAAGAGGCACAATGGGCGGGCATTCCGATGATCGAGAATCCTGCGTTGGCACGCAGTTTGTACAAGGCGGTAGAGCCGGGACAGTCGATCCCGTATGAGCTATACGCCGCGGTTGCAGGCATTCTGGCGTTTCTATATCGCCAGAAGATGGAAGAGAAAATGCGCAGTCATCGCGCGCGTGAAGAACGTGCTGCGGCTGCGGCAACGCCGGCTGTGCACCGTGGAATGTATGGGTTTGGAGGAGGTATATGA
- a CDS encoding flagellar biosynthetic protein FliR, which yields MDLTTRMAGDFVGLITNWTQYLAAALLVLVRLSGLVAFAPLFSSAAIAPRIKAGFVIAMTILLAPVVAAIPGARAIPDMRGILGELGVGLVFGLSLTLMNEALDFAGTLLGMQFSFSLVNLLDPNSMIETPVLGQMLGWLGLLVIMGAGLDRTLIAAMARSFCTVPVGTAMVHATTGAALAAMVSGVFLAGLQLASPVVAAALAVEVTISLVSRLAPQLPAMVISIPMKTMVSYVVLIGSLAVWPGWIERHFIALLDAAGRLIGAA from the coding sequence ATGGATCTCACGACTCGAATGGCAGGCGATTTTGTCGGACTCATCACAAACTGGACCCAATATCTGGCGGCAGCGCTCCTGGTCCTCGTTCGGCTTAGTGGACTCGTCGCCTTCGCTCCGCTTTTCAGCTCAGCCGCAATCGCTCCAAGAATTAAAGCTGGATTTGTGATCGCCATGACAATCCTGCTTGCACCGGTCGTTGCTGCGATACCAGGGGCACGGGCAATTCCAGATATGCGGGGCATTCTTGGGGAGCTTGGCGTCGGCCTTGTCTTTGGTCTCTCGTTGACTCTAATGAACGAAGCACTGGATTTTGCGGGCACACTGCTCGGGATGCAGTTCAGTTTTTCTTTGGTTAACCTGCTTGACCCGAATTCAATGATCGAAACGCCTGTGCTCGGCCAGATGCTTGGCTGGCTAGGGCTGCTGGTCATCATGGGCGCGGGGCTTGACCGCACATTGATCGCTGCCATGGCGCGCAGCTTCTGCACTGTTCCGGTGGGCACGGCAATGGTGCATGCAACCACCGGAGCGGCGCTCGCTGCGATGGTGAGTGGCGTCTTTCTTGCAGGATTGCAGTTAGCCTCACCAGTCGTTGCTGCGGCTCTTGCGGTTGAGGTGACAATCTCGTTGGTGTCGCGATTGGCCCCGCAGCTTCCCGCGATGGTGATCAGCATCCCGATGAAGACCATGGTCTCATATGTCGTGCTGATCGGCTCGCTGGCCGTGTGGCCTGGCTGGATCGAGAGACATTTCATCGCACTGCTCGATGCCGCTGGACGATTGATTGGTGCCGCGTGA
- a CDS encoding flagellar biosynthetic protein FliQ, whose amino-acid sequence MRPDQTVEMMRRLLVEAMLLSAPMLIAACVVSLLVSLAQTLTGVQEQTLTVVPRLIVVFGVAMVTLPWTVHRLVSFTMHLWMDLHRYLG is encoded by the coding sequence ATGCGCCCGGATCAGACGGTGGAGATGATGCGAAGGCTGTTGGTGGAGGCGATGCTACTAAGCGCACCGATGTTGATCGCGGCTTGCGTGGTGAGCCTGCTGGTCAGTCTCGCTCAGACCTTGACTGGTGTGCAGGAGCAAACACTGACGGTGGTTCCTCGGTTGATCGTGGTGTTTGGTGTCGCCATGGTCACGCTTCCCTGGACTGTTCATAGGCTCGTGAGCTTCACCATGCACCTGTGGATGGATCTTCACCGGTACCTGGGGTAG